The sequence CAAGATGCTGTAGCGGTCAAAGCGCCCATGGCCGTCGGTTTCGTCCGAAAAGCCTTGCGCCGAAAACGCCTTGTAGTGGTGAATCATTTTTTGCAGCAAGGCCTCACTGGCTTCGGGCCCCTCCCACCCCATGAGATAGCGCAGCCTCGCCACGCTGAAGGCCACGCCGTAGTAGTTGGTCGGGAGTCTGTGCTTGAGCGAATAGTCCGATGCCTCCACAAACTGGCGCCAGTCCAGCTTGCGCTGCAGCCCCTGCAACGTCTGCGCCCGAATGGCCGCATCAGGACCGTCCAACAAGCCCGCCTGCTTGAGCTTCCACAGCGCGGACATGTAGTAATACATGCCCCAGGTCTCGTTCGGTGCCTCCAGCGTCATATCCGCCATATCCCGGTAGCCTTGCAGATAGGCTTTGTGCTTGGACTCCGGCACCGAACTGTCGAGCAGCAAATAAGAAAATCCCATGGCCATCATGCCCGGCAGAAACTTGTCGCCATTGCGCTTCGGAAACATGGGAACGCCTTGCATCTCCGCTGCCAGGCCCTTTTTTTGCACCAGAGCAAACAGGCGATCGAGCACCGGATACAGCTGCTGCACCGCAATGGCATCCATGGCTTGCTCGGATAGCAGCGGCTGGGCCACCAGCACGGAAGGGTCTACGGGGGCATTCGCCGCAACATCGCCTGTACAGGCCACCATGGCCATGCTCACAGAGGCCGTGAGCCATCGAATGGGGTACATGTTTTGCTCCTTTATTGATTATTCAAAGCACCCTGGCATGCACATGCCAGCCGGGCAGCACCCTGCCCGTCAACAGCTTCGCATGCGATGTGGCGCATGAGAAACCGCGTTGCTTCCAATTAAGGAGCAGCCTGTACAGGCCCAGCCTGCATCAACCGCTTGTGTAGTGGCTGTGTCGCGTCATGCTGTCGAACGCTCTACACCGGGGGCAGCGCTTGCGGTGTCACTCCGCGCCCGCCACACCGCTACCAAATGCCGCCAGCACTTGCAGCACGCTGTCTACCGCCGGATTGGGCACGGCAGTCTGGCGGTGTGCCACGGCCATGGGACGCAGCAGCGGGGGATACAGCGGGCGGATCTGCACATCGGCCGCATGCTGCTGGTCTTCAACTTCTTCCAGTGGCAACAGGGCAGCACTCTGGCTGGCTGCCGCCAGGCTTTTGAGTGCGCCGGGGTAGCTCAATGCCAGAAATGGCCTGGGACGATAACCCGCCTGGCCAAACCAGGTAGAGATCAGACCATGCATCTGCGTGGATGCGGAAAATGAGGCCCAACGCCGCAGGGACAGCCATTGCGGCGTCACCTGATCCGGCACATCCCAGGCAGCGGGCAGCAATGCCACCATTGGGTCAATGCGCCAGGGCGTCAGCACGATTTCCGCAACCGCTGGCTGCGGACTGGCGACAATGGCAATGTCCAGCGTTCCGCCTCCCAGACGCCGCATGGATTCCGCAGAGCCCACAGCCTCCAGCCGCACCTCCACGCCCGGGTTGCGCTGGCTGAGTGCCTCCAGCATCAACGGCAGCAGCCGAGTGCTGACGCCGGCCGACACGCCCACACGTACCAGGCCTTCGCGCCCGCTGGCCCGACGCTGGACTTGCTCCACCAAGTCATCGCTGGCCGCCAGCAACTTGCGCCCCTGCTCCACCAGCACCTGGCCTGCGGGCGTCAGCTCGGCCTGGCGCCGCCCGCGCAGCAACAACACGGCATCCAGGCGGGCTTCCAGCTCCTTGATATGCAGGCTCACCGTGGGCGGTGCCAGGTGCAGGGCTTGGGCAGCTGCAGCAAACGTGCCCAGGTCCGCAATGGCAACAAGGGTCTGCAACTGGTCGAGATTGAGGTTACGCATCAGAACTTCTGAATTGAATGTTCACTTAATTCAACTTTACAGATGGTAGGGCAAAACAGAGCATAGCGCCCATGCCCCATGAAAAGCAGCCTCCGCATTTGGACCACACAACACCGCCTGAGCACCGTGGCTGGTCTGCACATCTCTGTGCCTGGCTGGCCCGTGCACGCGCAGCGCTGTTGCGTGCAGAGCAGCGCATCACCGAAAACTTTCGCCTGCC comes from Comamonas sp. GB3 AK4-5 and encodes:
- a CDS encoding LysR family transcriptional regulator yields the protein MRNLNLDQLQTLVAIADLGTFAAAAQALHLAPPTVSLHIKELEARLDAVLLLRGRRQAELTPAGQVLVEQGRKLLAASDDLVEQVQRRASGREGLVRVGVSAGVSTRLLPLMLEALSQRNPGVEVRLEAVGSAESMRRLGGGTLDIAIVASPQPAVAEIVLTPWRIDPMVALLPAAWDVPDQVTPQWLSLRRWASFSASTQMHGLISTWFGQAGYRPRPFLALSYPGALKSLAAASQSAALLPLEEVEDQQHAADVQIRPLYPPLLRPMAVAHRQTAVPNPAVDSVLQVLAAFGSGVAGAE